The Erinaceus europaeus chromosome 11, mEriEur2.1, whole genome shotgun sequence DNA window TCTCTTGTTCCAGAAACTTCTCCAGGCTCTTTGCATCCTGCTGGTCTTCATGTCCATCCCCTTGCTCTTGTGTTTCTTgctgcttctctccttcctctggaGACTCTTGCTGCTGCTGAGGCTGTTGTTGCTCCAGCTGCAGCTCTGGCTCCTGGGAGTCTTGCTGCTCTCCCTGCATTTGGGTCAGctggtctccctgctgctgtggCTTCTCCTGCAGTGGCTCACACTCATGCTGGGGAATAATGTGCTTGCCCCCTTGCAGCATAGGGCCTTCTGCTGGGAGCTCAAAGGGCTCCTCCTGGCACGGAGCAGGCAGTGGGTGTGTCTGTTCCACTGGCTCCTTTGCGGGGTGTGTAAGAGGGGCAGCCTGCTTGAGGGACTCCTGGCAGAGGGCAGGGGGTAGAGTGACAGGTAGTGTCTGTTGCTGGGCCATCTTAGAAGCTACTCGAATTCACCCTGAAAAGTAGAAGGGGTCGAGGGGTGTCTGCCTTAGTGTTGTCCTGCTgggagactgagaccagagcacctgTACTTTTCTTCCTATTATTgcacccttcctccctcctttgctttctttctccctccttccctccctcccttcctccctctgctTAAGCCCCTCAAGGACAgtgtcttctccttcttctccctttcctccttctcctttttttcttcctccttcccctccctttctttctcttccttttgttcCTCTTACTCTTCCTTCTTACCTCCCCCCCTCACACTCTTcaaccttctctctttcctcatcctcttcttctttttaatttttataaatttattttgtttattaatgaaaaaggaggagagagagagaaagaaccagacatcactttggtacatgtgctgccagggattgaactcaggacctcatgcttggtagtccaatgctttatccactgtgttacctcccagacctcctcattctcttctcctctccttcttcctattTCCACCTTCtacttctcccccactcctcctcccttcctctccctctccattttctcttctttctttttatctatacctcccccattctcctcctccacttcttcccacttctctttctctcttatactCTCCTTCTTCCCAAATAGACAGAGCAGAATGGGATTTCTGTCCTACCCACACAAATATGCCAGGATACAAGAACTCAGCACAGTAACCTGAGCTCCCCTAGAAGGACAGGTCAAATCTGCCCACAATTAGCACCTTGCTGACACCTGAGCTGACCACCTATAACTTTGCCCTGACTGGCTGGGGCCCCTTACCCTAGTTCCATGTGCTTGAACTTACCAGATCCTCAGGAGGGGCAACTGGGAAGGCTCCTGGTGGAGTGCTGAGCTGAACAGAAGTCAGGGCTCCCTTTATATTGGTTTCCCAGTCTGGCCTCCTGCCTGACACCAGGTGATGGACTGGTTTCACCACTGCAGTAGGTCAGCTTCCTCCAATCCTGCTCTGACTCATCAGAGGCTTCTTAAGCTTAAGCCCCTAAGGGGCCCTTTTCtcagagaccagagggctctgggggCTCAGTCACTCCTGGGTGAGTCTCATCTGACCTAGGCATGTGGAGGTGACAAAGGCAGCTCAAGAACTGGGTCCCTTTTCTTATCGCTCAGTGACCCTGGTCAAGCTTCTCTTCTCACTCTCAAGTTCTCCACCTGTCTCCTTGCTTGTGCTCTTTTATAAGTAGAGAGATTATTTCCAAGGACATGGAGAAAAGTTATATTTTGCTCTGGAGTGTACAGGCCAAATGATATAGAGGTAGGGAGAGTCACTTCTTATGGAAGAAGGGTGTTGGGTGCTTTTTGGGGAATACATACAATACTTCCCCTC harbors:
- the IVL gene encoding involucrin yields the protein MAQQQTLPVTLPPALCQESLKQAAPLTHPAKEPVEQTHPLPAPCQEEPFELPAEGPMLQGGKHIIPQHECEPLQEKPQQQGDQLTQMQGEQQDSQEPELQLEQQQPQQQQESPEEGEKQQETQEQGDGHEDQQDAKSLEKFLEQEKAKQEQQLKKQLEEERRLLEKQLEQELAERSEHVGNKDEEQLLGQGEEQGEHLEPAEQPEPVPTPGQVQEVPLEQPAKGAVLPTTGKQQ